The genomic region TTCGCGCCATAGCATCAATAACCGTATCGGCTATCAAGGTACAATGACCGAAAACACTAACGGATTTACGAATATCAATGCTTTGGGATTGGTTTTTCCGATTCCAACTTATCGCGGAAGTTTGGTGTTTGCTCTCGGTTACAATCGCGTCAATCATTTTGACAATTTTAATCAAGTAAACGGCGCACCCATAATTGAAGGCAAAAGTTTTTCGCAAAACGAAGAAACAACGATCGACGGAAGCCTTAACCAATGGTCTTTTGCCGGTGCCGTCGACCTGACACCCAATTTCTCGCTCGGCGCTACTTTGAATCTTTTTACCGGTAAAAATAACGTCAATGTTTTGTACAACGAATTGGATGAAGAAGATATTATTTACGATGTGTATCGTCGTGATGTCAATTTCGTCATCACTCCGGATTATACTGGCTACAATTTCAAAATCGGTTCGTTGCTGCGTCCTATTCCAAATTTGCGGTTAGCGCTGAATATTACAATGCCGACGGTTTTGCATGTGGAGGAAAATTCAAGTTATTCCGAACTCGGAATGGATGACACACTGGCTGAATATATAATTAGCGATGATTCGTTCAGGAAATATAAATTAACGTCGCCATGGAAATTCGAAATCGGCGCATCGTACAAGTACCGTTTGTTCACGTTCTCCAGCAGCATGGAATTCGTCGATTGGACTGAGACACGTTTTAGTTCGAACATTCTGGATGAAAATTTTAATGACATTGACGGCGACATCAATCGCACTATTATCACCCGTTATCGTTCGACTAATAACTTTCATTTGGGTGGCGAGGCGATCGTGCCGTCGCTCGGAGCAAAAGTGATGGCTGGTTATTATTATAATTTTTCTCCCTACAAAAACGGTGTCGAAGCTGTCAGCAGCAATCGGCAATACTTGTCGGGCGGGGTGACGTTTTTATTGGATAAACAAGTGAAAGTCGATTTCGCTTACCAACACGGCTGGTGGAAGCAGTCCACGACGGATGATCTATTAGGTGTGGATCCAGACGGCAACTATTTTGCAACGAATGAAAAAATCAAAACAAATCGCTTTTTAGTGAGCTTGAGCTATCGTTTCTAAAATGTTTTTAACAAACCTACGAAATTATATAAACGGCGGATATGTGTCCGCCGTTGTTGTTTTCATCCTTTGCGCTGCTCCGTTTAAAAGTCTTTTAGCCGGCAATGCCGAGAGTGATACAACAAATAAATTAAATCAAAAAAAAATTTTATCGCCTGCGGAAAACCATTTTTTTTCT from bacterium harbors:
- a CDS encoding outer membrane protein transport protein, with product MKKISIIILIAIFGTVSIYAQSDQDAIRPFYDEFGPGARAMAMGGAYAPIAEDFTATYWNPAGLAQIRKMEFYGSLSRHSINNRIGYQGTMTENTNGFTNINALGLVFPIPTYRGSLVFALGYNRVNHFDNFNQVNGAPIIEGKSFSQNEETTIDGSLNQWSFAGAVDLTPNFSLGATLNLFTGKNNVNVLYNELDEEDIIYDVYRRDVNFVITPDYTGYNFKIGSLLRPIPNLRLALNITMPTVLHVEENSSYSELGMDDTLAEYIISDDSFRKYKLTSPWKFEIGASYKYRLFTFSSSMEFVDWTETRFSSNILDENFNDIDGDINRTIITRYRSTNNFHLGGEAIVPSLGAKVMAGYYYNFSPYKNGVEAVSSNRQYLSGGVTFLLDKQVKVDFAYQHGWWKQSTTDDLLGVDPDGNYFATNEKIKTNRFLVSLSYRF